From a region of the Archocentrus centrarchus isolate MPI-CPG fArcCen1 chromosome 18, fArcCen1, whole genome shotgun sequence genome:
- the LOC115796973 gene encoding RING finger protein 150-like — MAPGSLVAACRSLALSTWLLSFCFVHLLCLDFTVAEREEWYTAFVNITYVDPATSELRTEKTECGRYGEQSPKRDTKGLVVLPAAPLDRHACDPNTRFAVPAQAGAWVALIARGNCTYKEKIRNAAAHNASAVVIFNVGSTNANDTITMPHAGVGEVVAIMIPEPKGREIVSLLERNVTVTMTITIGTRNLQKYVSRTSVVFVSISFIVLMIISLAWLVFYYIQRFRYANARDRNQRRLGDAAKKAISKLQVRTIRKGDQETEADFDNCAVCIEGYKANDVVRILPCRHLFHKSCVDPWLLDHRTCPMCKMNILKALGIALNADCLDDLPLDYDLDLGRVSGVGGVGALEAVVSGASSDGTLSEGGSSVVLDPGVRRVGLPQDYQDPDTLRDSPVTATTDTHTGELQPMASSASVASFVIAVETGLSDEEGSLEQPRLGDKS; from the exons ATGGCCCCGGGCTCGCTGGTGGCGGCCTGCCGCAGCCTGGCCCTCTCTACgtggctgctctccttctgcttTGTCCACCTGCTGTGCCTGGACTTCACCGTGGCCGAGAGGGAGGAGTGGTACACCGCCTTCGTCAACATCACCTACGTGGACCCGGCCACCTCGGAGCTGCGCACCGAGAAGACGGAGTGCGGACGCTACGGCGAACAGTCCCCGAAGCGGGACACAAAGGGGCTGGTGGTCCTGCCCGCAGCACCGCTAGACCGCCACGCCTGCGACCCCAACACCCGCTTCGCAGTACCCGCTCAGGCCGGGGCCTGGGTGGCGCTCATTGCCCGGGGCAACTGCACCTACAAGGAAAAGATCCGCAACGCTGCAGCCCACAACGCCTCGGCGGTGGTCATCTTTAACGTGGGCTCCACCAATGCTAACGACACCATCACCATGCCCCACGCAG GTGTGGGTGAGGTGGTCGCCATCATGATCCCAGAGCCGAAAGGTCGCGAGATCGTTTCACTGCTGGAGCGAAATGTGACGGTCACCATGACGATCACCATCGGGACGAGGAACCTGCAGAAGTACGTGAGCAGGACGTCGGTGGTGTTCGTGTCCATCTCCTTCATCGTGCTGATGATCATCTCCCTCGCCTGGCTCGTCTTCTACTACATCCAGAGGTTCAGATACGCCAACGCGCGAGACAGGAACCAG CGGCGTCTTGGTGACGCGGCGAAGAAAGCCATCAGTAAGCTTCAGGTTCGCACCATCAGGAAGGGCGACCAGGAGACGGAGGCCGACTTCGACAACTGCGCCGTCTGCATCGAGGGCTACAAGGCCAACGACGTGGTCCGCATCCTGCCCTGCAG ACATTTGTTTCACAAGAGCTGTGTGGATCCGTGGCTGCTGGACCATCGCACATGTCCCATGTGCAAGATGAACATCCTGAAAGCTCTGGGCATTGCT ctgaatgcagactgtctGGACGACTTGCCTCTGGACTATGACCTGGACCTGGGCCGTGTGAGTGGTGTAGGCGGAGTCGGGGCCCTGGAGGCTGTGGTGTCCGGTGCATCCAGTGACGGCACGCTAAGCGAGGGCGGCTCCTCAGTGGTGCTGGACCCCGGCGTCCGGCGAGTGGGGCTCCCGCAGGACTACCAGGACCCAGACACCCTCAGGGACAGCCCTGTGACCGCCACTACAGACACCCACACAG GTGAGCTTCAGCCCATGGCGAGCAGCGCCTCGGTGGCATCATTCGTCATCGCTGTGGAAACGGGTTTGTCAGATGAGGAAGGGTCCTTGGAGCAGCCTCGGTTGGGGGACAAGTCCTGA
- the LOC115797271 gene encoding tripartite motif-containing protein 16-like, protein MAQKGVQLDRESFSCSICLDLLKDPVTIPCGHSYCMNCIKRFWDEEEEKKKLHSCPQCRKTFTPRPVLEKNIMLAVLLEQLKKTGLQAAPADHCYAGPEDVACDVCTGRKLKAIKSCLVCVISYCEKHIKLHYESAAFEKHKLVAPSKKLQENICSRHDEVMKIFCRTDQQSICYLCTMDEHKGHETVPAAAERTEKQKELEVRRLNIQQRIQDREKDVKLLQQEVEAINGSADKAVEDSEKMLTELIRLIQKRSSDVKQQVRSQQETEVSRVKELQEKLEQEIAELKRKDAELEQLSHTEDHNQFLHNYPSLSALSESTHTSSINIGPLRYFEDVTAAVSETRDKLQDILREEWTNISLTVTEEDVLLSPSEPKTRAGFLKYSREITLDPNTANTHLLLSEGNRKVTLMKQQQSYSDHPDRFTGFCQVLSRESLTGRCYWEVEWRGRGVYVAVAYKDISRAGRSCECVFGFNDKSWSLRCEKWRYKFFYNKVQTDLSGPRSSRVGVYLDHRAGILSFYSVSETMTLLHRVQTTFTQPLYAGLYLYDGATAELIKLK, encoded by the coding sequence atggcgCAGAAAGGAGTTCAGCTGGACCGAGAATCCTTCTCTTGTTCCatctgtttggatctactgaaggatccggtgactattccctgtggacacagttactgcatgaactgtattaaaagattctgggatgaagaggaggagaagaagaaactccacagctgccctcagtgcaggAAGACTTTCACACCGAGGCCTGTCCTGGAGAAAAACATCATGTTAGCAGTTTTACTGGaacagctgaagaagactggactccaagctgctccagctgatcactgctatgctggacctgaagatgtggcctgtgatgtctgcactgggaggaagctgaaagccATCAAGTCCTGTTTAGTCTGTGTGATTTCCTActgtgaaaaacacattaaGCTTCATTATGAATCTGCTGCCTTTGAAAAACACAAGCTGGTGGCCCCCTCcaagaagctccaggagaacatctgctctcgtcatgatgaggtgatgaagattttctgtcgtactgatcagcagagtatctgttatctctgcacaatggatgaacataaaggccatgaaacagtcccagctgcagcagaaaggactgagaagcagaaggagctcgaggtgagacgactaaacatccagcagagaatccaggaccgagagaaagatgtgaagctgcttcaacaggaggtggaggccatcaatggctctgctgataaagcagtggaggacagtgagaagatgttgactgagctgatccgtctgatccagaaaagaagctctgatgtgaagcagcaggtcagatcccagcaggaaactgaagtgagtcgagtcaaagagcttcaggagaagctggagcaggagatcgctgagctgaagaggaaagacgccgagctggagcagctctcacacacagaggatcacaaccagtttctacacaactacccctcactgtcagcactcagtgagtctacacacacatccagcatcaatattggtcctctgaggtactttgaggatgtgacagcagctgtgtcagagaccagagataaactacaggacatcctgagagaggaatggacaaacatctcactgacagtcactgaagaggatgttttactgtcaccatcagagccaaagaccagagctggattcttaaaatattcacgtgaaatcacactggatccaaacacagcaaacacgcATCTGTTATTATCTGAGGGAAACAGAAAAGTAACATTAATGAAACAACAACAGTCTTattctgatcatccagacagattcactGGATTCTGTCAGGTCCTGAgtagagagagtctgactggacgttgttactgggaggtggagtggagagggagaggagtttATGTAGCAGTCGCATACAAGGatatcagcagagcagggaggtcatgtgaatgtgtgtttggatTCAATGATAAATCTTGGTCGCTACGTTGTGAGAAATGGCGTTATAAATTTTTCTACAACAAAGTCCAAACTGACCTCTCAGGTCCTCGGTcctccagagtaggagtgtacctggatcacagagcaggtattctgtctttctacagcgtctctgaaaccatgactctcctccacagagtccagaccacattcactcagccaCTCTATGCTGGACTTTATCTTTATGATGGAGCCACTGCAGAGTTGATTAAGCTGAAATAG